The Negativicutes bacterium region GCTAAGCTGGATTATGTAGATAAAGAAATGCTAGCGCAGGAAAAATTTTTCTTGAGAGAACAAGGTAGTGGAACTAGAGATTTATTTGAAAAGGTTATGGCGGAAAATGAAGCCTCATGGACTTTAGCCGGTGAGTTTAATAATAGTGAGGCTATCAAACAAGCCGTTTATAAAGGGCTAGGTGTTACTGTGATTTCAAGGCGGGCTGTTTGTAAAGAACTAAAAGAAGGGTTATTAAAAATAGTTGATATTTCACAATTTGATTTTAAACGAAAATTTAAGATTGTGTATCATAAAAATAAATTTTTATCGGAAGCATTGCAAGAAATAATTTTAATAGCAGAAAAAATAGAAAAATTAAAATTATAAAAGGTTTTTTTCTCTAAGAAGAAGAATTATAATTAGTTTAGAGGAAAAAGAAAGTATCAAAGGGTGGTAATTAGATGACAGTGTTAGAAACTGCCATGAAAAAAGCTTCAAACGGTGAGCGGATAAACTTTGATGAAGCGATGGCACTTTATTTAGAAGGTGAAATTTTAGATTTAGCACAATTTGCCCGAAACTTAAAAGAACAAAAGAGCGGAAAAGAAGTTTATTTTAATGTTAATAGACATGTTAACTTAACTAATATTTGTGGGTCTGGGTGTCCTTTATGTGCCTTTGCTTGTAAAGATGGTGCTGCTAATGCCTTTGTTTTAGAAAAAGATGATGTTGTAACAGCTATTAGGGAAACAGCACAAAAAACACCTGATTTAACGGAAATTCATATGGTGAGTGCATTACACCCGACCAAAGATTTTCAGTATTATTTAGACATTGTACGTGCTGTGAAAAATGAATTGCCACAGGTTCATTTAAAAGCGTTTACGCCGGTGGAAATAGTTCATTTCAGTAAGATTGCACAGTGTAGCGTCAAAGAAGTGTTAGAACAGCTCAAAGCTGCGGGACTCGATTCACTTCCTGGTGGTGGTGCTGAAATCTTGGATGATGAGATTCGTCAAAAGATTTGCCCGAACAAAGCTACTACTAGAGAATGGATTGAGACCATTAAAACGGCACATAAGCTTGGAATTCCAACCAATGCCACTATTTTATATGGACATATTGAAACAATAGCGCAAAGATTACAGCATTTATTTACATTAAGGGACATTCAAGATGAAACCGGTGGGTTTCAAGCTTTTGTCGCCTTTCCCTTTCATCCAGCCAATACGGGCTTTAGTGATTTGAAGCGAGGCGGTTCTTATGAAGATTTAAAATTTATTGCGATTGCACGCTTGATTTTAGATAATATAGATCATATTAAAGCCTTTTGGATGATGTTAACAATGCCAATTGCGCAGCTTTCTTTAGCGTTTGGGGTAGATGATTTAGATGGAACAGTTGAAGAAGAAAAAATAATACATGCTGCCGGAGCTAAAACTAAGAAAAATATCACTAAAGCAGAAATAATCAATATTATTGCTGAAACCGGCTATATTCCGATTGAACGTGACACTTTTTACCAAGCAATACAACGTAAGGAGGACTAATGATGCCAAAAATTTCTTTAGGGCATATTAATTTTGTCAATTGTCTTCCTCTAACCTTTGCGATAGAAACTACCAATATGAGAAGTGAATTTAATATTGAGTCAGCAGTGCCAGCAATATTAAATTCGAAAATAATAAATGGAGAATTGGATATTACTCCGGTTTCTTCCATAA contains the following coding sequences:
- the mqnE gene encoding aminofutalosine synthase MqnE; protein product: MTVLETAMKKASNGERINFDEAMALYLEGEILDLAQFARNLKEQKSGKEVYFNVNRHVNLTNICGSGCPLCAFACKDGAANAFVLEKDDVVTAIRETAQKTPDLTEIHMVSALHPTKDFQYYLDIVRAVKNELPQVHLKAFTPVEIVHFSKIAQCSVKEVLEQLKAAGLDSLPGGGAEILDDEIRQKICPNKATTREWIETIKTAHKLGIPTNATILYGHIETIAQRLQHLFTLRDIQDETGGFQAFVAFPFHPANTGFSDLKRGGSYEDLKFIAIARLILDNIDHIKAFWMMLTMPIAQLSLAFGVDDLDGTVEEEKIIHAAGAKTKKNITKAEIINIIAETGYIPIERDTFYQAIQRKED